A stretch of the Terriglobales bacterium genome encodes the following:
- the ilvB gene encoding biosynthetic-type acetolactate synthase large subunit gives MKSNGNAAKKTGAEILWKSLEREGVKEVFGYPGGAILPAYDALRHSSIHHILVRHEQGATHMADGYARASGGVGVAIATSGPGATNMVTGIATAMMDSSPIVCITGQVGSKLIGSDAFQETDITGITLPITKHNYLVTHPEEVARTVREAFYIARSGRPGPVLIDITKDAQQSSCEFDWEGAAPQLPGYRPDLSPSDDEYAHAMELIHKSKRPVILAGHGILVSHAMDELLTLADRAEIPVALTLLGLGAFPASHPLNLGMMGMHGEAWVNEAIQEADLLIALGMRFDDRVTGNLKTYARSARKIHVDIDRAELNKNVRVDVAIAKDLCAALDEWLPQVTPGDRSAWLARIHELKGDSAVRDIQNLPDDGHLYAAHVINDLWRLTGGNALIVSDVGQHQMWEAQYYKHDHPRRLITSGGLGTMGFALPAAVGAKIARPDAEIWVVAGDGGFQMTMPELATMVQENLKINIAIINNGYLGMVRQWQEFFYDRRYAATPITGPDFRKLAEAFGVDAATVRTRAEVADAVAAARRSPRAALIDFQVEQEDSVYPMVPAGADLHKMIRRPSPIVETAAD, from the coding sequence ATGAAATCCAACGGAAACGCGGCCAAGAAAACCGGCGCTGAAATCCTCTGGAAGTCTCTGGAACGCGAAGGCGTCAAAGAAGTTTTCGGCTATCCTGGCGGCGCCATCCTCCCCGCCTACGACGCGCTGCGCCATAGCTCCATTCACCACATCCTGGTTCGCCATGAGCAAGGCGCCACTCACATGGCCGACGGCTACGCGCGCGCCTCGGGCGGAGTGGGCGTGGCCATCGCTACCTCCGGTCCCGGCGCCACCAACATGGTGACCGGCATCGCCACTGCCATGATGGATTCTTCCCCCATCGTCTGCATCACCGGACAAGTCGGCAGTAAGCTGATCGGCTCAGACGCTTTTCAGGAGACCGACATCACCGGTATCACCCTCCCCATCACCAAGCATAATTACCTGGTTACTCATCCCGAAGAAGTCGCTCGCACCGTGCGCGAGGCTTTTTACATCGCGCGCTCCGGCCGGCCTGGCCCGGTTTTAATTGACATCACCAAAGATGCGCAGCAGTCCTCTTGCGAATTCGATTGGGAGGGCGCGGCGCCCCAGTTGCCCGGTTATCGTCCCGATCTCTCGCCCAGCGACGACGAGTATGCGCATGCCATGGAGCTGATTCACAAATCCAAGCGCCCGGTGATTCTCGCGGGTCACGGCATTCTGGTCTCCCATGCCATGGACGAGCTGCTCACCCTCGCCGACCGCGCCGAAATCCCGGTTGCCCTTACGCTCCTCGGACTTGGCGCCTTTCCCGCCTCCCATCCGCTGAACCTCGGCATGATGGGCATGCACGGCGAGGCGTGGGTGAACGAGGCCATCCAGGAAGCCGACCTGCTCATCGCGCTCGGGATGCGGTTCGACGATCGGGTCACCGGCAACCTGAAGACCTACGCGCGGTCCGCGCGGAAGATTCACGTCGACATCGATCGCGCGGAGCTGAACAAGAACGTCCGCGTCGACGTCGCCATCGCCAAGGATCTCTGCGCCGCCCTCGACGAATGGCTGCCGCAGGTAACTCCTGGCGACCGCAGCGCCTGGCTGGCGCGCATCCACGAGCTCAAGGGCGACTCCGCGGTCCGCGACATCCAGAATCTGCCCGACGACGGCCACCTCTATGCCGCACACGTGATCAACGATTTGTGGCGGCTGACCGGCGGCAACGCGCTGATCGTCAGCGACGTCGGGCAGCACCAGATGTGGGAGGCGCAGTACTACAAGCACGATCACCCGCGGCGGCTCATCACCTCCGGCGGCCTCGGCACCATGGGCTTTGCCCTGCCGGCCGCGGTCGGCGCGAAGATCGCGCGTCCCGACGCGGAGATCTGGGTCGTCGCCGGCGACGGCGGCTTCCAGATGACGATGCCGGAACTGGCGACCATGGTGCAGGAAAACCTGAAGATCAATATCGCGATCATCAACAACGGCTATCTCGGCATGGTCCGGCAGTGGCAGGAATTCTTCTACGACCGGCGCTATGCGGCGACGCCGATCACCGGACCCGACTTCCGCAAGCTGGCGGAGGCGTTCGGCGTCGATGCGGCGACCGTGCGGACGCGCGCCGAGGTGGCCGACGCGGTGGCCGCGGCGCGGCGCTCGCCGCGCGCCGCCCTGATCGATTTCCAGGTGGAGCAGGAAGACTCGGTGTACCCGATGGTGCCGGCGGGCGCGGATCTCCACAAGATGATCAGGCGGCCGTCGCCGATCGTCGAGACCGCGGCCGACTGA